One window of uncultured Trichococcus sp. genomic DNA carries:
- a CDS encoding transposase, which translates to MNQNILHTIFFDKNNHWDQFSKRFKLKIRPVVFKEVEKFRYCGDISKGFRLYVCEGCHAVKKVPIRCKGKFCPTCSVGESERWSEIVSQDMFHTTHRHIVFTIDEGLRTIFLKYHREILLKGLMDDAAQVILDYFNKQKIRPGIILALHTFGSKLEFNPHVHMIVTMGGLTEGGEWKDYDYIPYKMLRVNWQNAVLKLIRRVLSPEEKKEVQPQLQRAYTRNAEGFYVNAPKRSRTNVKKILQYISRYMKRGPIALNRIIMYDGDIVMFRYHDKRTNTEETEIMLAKEFIAALIRHIPDKNFKTIRRYGLYSRRIKKVVKEVVKEIQSKIKRLLLNVSTALKPMKWADRITECFGENPLKCSSCGNLFVFRGIAVSKKGKLRIQYANDAAARRYLREEIRNIESEEFKINQKQAKEKIFEANRFDWEKQRQLYMSSMRNQ; encoded by the coding sequence ATGAATCAGAATATTCTCCATACCATTTTCTTTGATAAGAATAACCATTGGGACCAGTTCTCTAAAAGATTCAAACTCAAGATAAGACCTGTGGTCTTTAAAGAGGTTGAAAAATTTAGATACTGTGGGGATATTTCGAAAGGCTTTCGGTTATATGTTTGTGAAGGTTGCCATGCGGTAAAAAAAGTTCCGATTCGGTGTAAAGGCAAATTTTGCCCGACATGTTCTGTCGGTGAAAGTGAGCGGTGGAGTGAAATTGTGTCTCAGGATATGTTCCACACCACCCACAGACATATTGTTTTTACCATCGATGAAGGCCTGAGGACCATCTTTTTAAAGTATCATCGGGAAATACTTTTGAAAGGACTAATGGATGACGCTGCGCAAGTGATTTTGGATTATTTTAATAAACAGAAAATTCGGCCTGGTATCATTTTGGCTCTGCACACTTTTGGCTCGAAACTCGAGTTTAACCCCCATGTGCATATGATCGTAACGATGGGTGGCTTGACAGAAGGTGGCGAGTGGAAAGATTACGATTATATCCCATACAAAATGTTGCGGGTAAACTGGCAGAATGCAGTGTTAAAGCTGATTAGACGCGTGCTTTCTCCGGAGGAGAAAAAGGAAGTACAGCCACAGCTTCAGAGAGCCTATACAAGAAATGCTGAAGGTTTTTACGTGAACGCTCCGAAGAGAAGCCGAACGAATGTCAAAAAGATTCTGCAGTATATTAGCCGCTACATGAAACGCGGGCCGATTGCGTTGAACCGTATTATCATGTACGACGGTGATATTGTGATGTTTCGTTATCATGATAAACGGACAAATACAGAAGAAACAGAGATTATGCTTGCGAAAGAGTTTATTGCAGCTTTAATAAGACACATCCCCGATAAAAACTTTAAAACAATCCGTAGATATGGGTTATACAGCAGGAGAATCAAGAAGGTTGTGAAAGAAGTCGTCAAGGAGATTCAGTCCAAGATCAAGCGACTATTGTTAAACGTTTCGACTGCTTTAAAACCCATGAAATGGGCAGACAGAATTACCGAATGTTTTGGAGAGAATCCTTTAAAATGTTCCAGTTGCGGAAACCTCTTTGTTTTCCGTGGGATTGCTGTGTCCAAAAAAGGAAAGCTAAGAATCCAATATGCGAACGATGCAGCGGCGAGGAGATATCTGCGAGAGGAGATTAGAAACATTGAGTCAGAAGAATTCAAAATTAACCAAAAACAAGCTAAAGAAAAAATATTTGAAGCAAATCGCTTCGACTGGGAAAAACAGCGTCAATTATATATGTCTTCAATGCGGAATCAATGA
- a CDS encoding PTS lactose/cellobiose transporter subunit IIA yields MNREEATLLGFEIVAYAGEARSYLLDALKAAEKGDYDKAEALCEEANTSIREAHKAQTSLLTMEASGDDIAYSVTMMHGQDHLMTTLLLRDLMKHMIELYKRGSN; encoded by the coding sequence ATGAACAGGGAAGAAGCTACTTTATTAGGGTTTGAAATTGTTGCCTATGCAGGTGAAGCGCGATCATACCTTCTGGATGCTTTAAAAGCAGCGGAAAAAGGTGATTATGATAAAGCCGAAGCATTATGCGAAGAAGCAAATACCAGTATCAGAGAAGCGCATAAAGCTCAGACAAGTTTGCTTACTATGGAAGCTTCAGGTGATGATATTGCGTACAGCGTTACGATGATGCATGGACAGGATCACTTGATGACGACTTTGCTGCTTAGGGATTTGATGAAACATATGATTGAATTGTATAAAAGAGGGAGTAACTAA
- a CDS encoding lactose-specific PTS transporter subunit EIIC, with protein sequence MNALIAQIEKAKPFFEKVSRNIYLRAIRDGFISAMPVVLFSSIFLLIAYVPNIFGFSWSASTEALIMKPYGYTMGILGVLVAGTTAKSLTDSFNRKLENTNQINFLSTMLASISGFLLLAADAVEGGGFANGFLGTKGLLTAFLAAFITVNIYNITVKNNVTIRMPEEVPPNISQVFKDIIPFTLVIVVLYGLDIVTRNIMGTNVAESVIKLFEPLFTAADGYLGITIIFGAYALFWFVGIHGPSIVEPAIAAITYANIETNFQLLQAGQHADKILTSGTQMFIVTMGGTGATLVVPFMFMWLSKSKRNKAIGRASVVPTFFGVNEPILFGAPIVLNPVFFVPFIFAPIANVWIFKFFVDVIGMNSFSVNLPWTTPGPLGIVIGTGFGLMSFVLALTLIVVDVVIYYPFFKVYDAQILEEEKAGVSSIDSLKEKVEGSFDTKKAKAVLASADTNENDPEVFENKIIEAKNVLVLCAGGGTSGLLANALNKAAAEYGAPVKAAAGSYGAHMDIMKDYDLVILAPQVASNYEDIKQDTDRLGVKLAKTQGGQYIKLTRDGQGALAFVQEQFED encoded by the coding sequence ATGAATGCATTGATCGCACAAATTGAAAAAGCTAAACCTTTTTTTGAGAAAGTATCCCGTAATATCTATCTGCGCGCAATACGTGATGGCTTTATCTCAGCGATGCCTGTTGTTCTGTTTTCAAGTATTTTCTTATTGATTGCATATGTTCCTAATATCTTCGGTTTCTCATGGAGTGCATCGACTGAAGCTTTGATTATGAAACCATACGGATATACAATGGGGATTTTAGGAGTTTTGGTTGCCGGCACAACAGCAAAATCTTTAACAGATTCCTTTAACAGAAAACTGGAAAACACAAATCAAATTAACTTTCTTTCTACTATGTTGGCTTCCATATCTGGTTTCCTGCTCCTTGCTGCGGATGCGGTTGAGGGCGGTGGATTTGCAAACGGATTCTTAGGGACAAAAGGACTGTTGACAGCGTTTCTTGCAGCGTTCATTACTGTGAATATCTATAATATCACTGTGAAAAATAACGTGACAATCCGGATGCCGGAAGAAGTGCCACCAAACATCTCACAAGTATTTAAAGATATTATTCCGTTTACCTTAGTGATCGTCGTTCTTTATGGTTTGGATATAGTGACTAGGAACATTATGGGCACGAATGTGGCGGAGTCTGTTATTAAGTTATTCGAACCACTGTTCACAGCGGCTGATGGTTACTTGGGTATTACAATCATATTTGGTGCATATGCACTGTTCTGGTTTGTTGGTATACATGGGCCATCCATCGTTGAACCTGCTATTGCAGCGATTACGTATGCGAATATTGAAACAAATTTCCAACTTTTACAGGCTGGACAGCATGCAGATAAGATTCTGACATCCGGAACGCAGATGTTTATCGTTACAATGGGTGGTACAGGTGCAACTTTAGTTGTTCCATTCATGTTCATGTGGTTATCAAAATCAAAACGGAATAAGGCGATCGGCAGAGCGTCAGTTGTACCAACTTTCTTTGGGGTTAATGAGCCAATCTTATTTGGAGCACCTATCGTTTTAAATCCAGTATTTTTTGTTCCGTTTATTTTTGCACCAATTGCTAACGTATGGATTTTCAAATTCTTCGTTGATGTAATTGGAATGAACAGCTTTAGTGTGAATTTGCCTTGGACAACGCCGGGTCCTTTGGGAATTGTTATAGGAACAGGCTTTGGATTGATGTCATTTGTTCTCGCTCTTACATTGATTGTAGTGGACGTAGTGATTTACTACCCGTTCTTCAAAGTCTATGATGCACAAATTCTTGAAGAAGAAAAAGCAGGTGTATCATCTATTGATAGTTTGAAAGAAAAAGTTGAAGGCAGCTTTGACACTAAAAAAGCCAAAGCGGTCCTTGCAAGTGCTGATACGAACGAGAATGATCCGGAAGTTTTTGAAAATAAAATAATAGAAGCTAAAAATGTTCTTGTCCTTTGTGCCGGCGGTGGAACAAGTGGCCTTCTTGCTAATGCTTTAAATAAAGCTGCGGCTGAATATGGGGCCCCTGTAAAAGCAGCGGCGGGCAGCTATGGTGCTCACATGGATATCATGAAAGACTATGATTTAGTCATCCTGGCACCTCAAGTGGCTTCGAATTACGAAGATATTAAACAAGATACTGACAGATTGGGCGTTAAACTTGCTAAAACGCAAGGAGGTCAATACATTAAATTGACCCGTGATGGCCAAGGGGCTCTTGCATTTGTTCAGGAACAATTTGAAGATTAG
- the lacG gene encoding 6-phospho-beta-galactosidase, whose product MKKLPKDFIFGGATAAYQAEGATQTDGKGRVAWDTYLEENYWYTAEPASDFYHRYPVDLELSEKFGVNGIRISIAWSRIFPTGFGEVNPKGVAYYHNLFSECHKRHVEPFVTLHHFDTPEVLHSDGDFLNRKNIDYFVAYAAYCFKEFSEVNYWTTFNEIGPIGDGQYLVGKFPPGIKYDFEKLFQSHHNMMLAHARAVKLYKDNGYSGEIGVVHALPTKYPYDPSNPGDVRAAELEDIIHNKFILDATYLGRYSQKTMEGVNHILSVNGGKLDLREEDFEMLEAAKDLNDFLGINYYMSDWMRAFDGESEITHNSTGAKGGSKYQLKGVGRREFDVDVPRTDWDWMIYPQGLYDQMMRVKNDYPNYKKIYITENGLGYKDEFVDGTVKDDARIDYVKKHLEIISDAITAGVNVKGYFIWSLMDVFSWSNGYEKRYGLFYVDFETQERYPKKSAYWYKKLAETQIIE is encoded by the coding sequence ATGAAAAAGTTACCAAAAGATTTTATTTTCGGGGGCGCAACAGCAGCCTATCAAGCTGAAGGGGCGACGCAAACAGATGGAAAAGGCCGTGTAGCTTGGGATACTTATCTTGAAGAAAACTATTGGTATACAGCAGAGCCAGCCAGTGATTTTTATCATCGTTATCCTGTGGACCTGGAACTTAGTGAAAAATTCGGTGTAAACGGCATTCGAATTTCCATTGCATGGTCACGTATTTTTCCGACTGGTTTTGGTGAAGTAAATCCTAAAGGTGTTGCATACTATCATAATCTCTTTTCAGAATGCCATAAACGACATGTAGAACCTTTTGTCACGCTGCATCATTTTGATACTCCTGAAGTGTTGCATTCAGATGGAGACTTCTTAAATCGTAAAAACATTGACTATTTTGTTGCTTACGCTGCGTACTGTTTTAAAGAATTTTCAGAAGTGAACTATTGGACTACGTTCAATGAAATAGGCCCGATAGGTGATGGCCAGTACTTAGTGGGTAAATTCCCTCCAGGGATCAAGTATGATTTTGAAAAATTATTCCAATCCCATCACAACATGATGCTTGCGCATGCAAGAGCTGTCAAACTTTACAAGGATAATGGCTATTCAGGAGAAATTGGTGTCGTTCATGCGCTTCCAACAAAGTACCCTTATGATCCATCCAATCCAGGAGATGTTCGGGCAGCAGAATTGGAAGACATCATTCACAACAAATTTATTCTGGATGCCACTTACTTGGGGAGGTACTCTCAAAAAACGATGGAGGGTGTCAATCACATTCTCTCTGTAAATGGTGGCAAGTTGGACCTTCGTGAAGAAGATTTTGAAATGCTTGAAGCAGCTAAGGATTTAAATGATTTTCTGGGCATTAATTATTACATGAGCGATTGGATGCGTGCGTTTGATGGTGAATCAGAAATTACGCATAATTCAACCGGGGCTAAAGGCGGATCTAAATATCAGCTGAAAGGTGTCGGAAGAAGAGAGTTTGACGTAGATGTTCCACGAACTGATTGGGATTGGATGATCTATCCACAAGGCTTATATGATCAAATGATGCGGGTCAAAAATGATTATCCTAATTATAAAAAAATCTATATTACTGAAAATGGCTTAGGCTATAAAGATGAATTTGTAGATGGTACAGTCAAGGATGATGCACGTATCGATTATGTTAAAAAGCATTTAGAGATCATTTCAGATGCAATAACAGCAGGTGTGAACGTGAAAGGTTATTTCATATGGTCATTGATGGATGTTTTCTCATGGTCAAATGGCTATGAGAAACGCTACGGATTATTCTACGTGGATTTTGAAACACAGGAACGTTATCCGAAGAAAAGTGCATACTGGTATAAGAAGTTGGCAGAAACTCAGATAATCGAATAG
- a CDS encoding GW dipeptide domain-containing protein, with protein MKKKDLVLLFAASATVLQMANTAQSGTPLVYAAELDENSSEVMESPTNGNEQTAADQYIALIAEAAQKATAEKNVYPSLLMAYSIHYTQMGTVLGAQEGNYLPVAGQLGTQTLADDFRIFTENFYGASKDGLDNAADFAAQAALLEAYAGEVGLAQKLIELATQYKLADYDTAATAGTADSESETSAEALQPAEEPAAFAATFAFSETVQEPASVAVDYQAAVYRTNFSIDTLPWGVAGYQYVAASNDYMGAVVHVTKESLDRAYGYIEWNGTGLGWIDLKALKQADRKAVAYSAYLTSGGYEIDSLPWGESGYTLIGYTSGHLGKRVDITFESADGNYLYASADGKSIGWIDKRAFGLYGESKTSFLAGSYSIDTLPWGTPGYSYVGHTNDYIGVEVTVKGTTQNGLYALVALNGKDLGWIDKRALSSVKATPVSYSAYITSGGYEVDNLPWGEPGFTLLGYTSAHFGKKVDVLYESLDGNYKYVSANGKAIGWIDKRAFGLSGTEKKSFIQGPYSVDTLPWGTPGYAYVGGANDYAGSQVTVKGTTQNGLYSLIALDGKALGWIDSRAVKDLKLNAVSYSAYITSGGYEVDSLPWGVSGYTLIGYTSGQLGKKVDVLYETLDGNYKYVSSNGKAIGWIDKRAFGLSGNEYLGYVQAGGYSIDSLPWGIPGYSYIASSSDYAGLELTIKGTTQNGQYALVAVDGKDLGWIDNRAIKQMNFQTVSYKAHISGSIYGIDSLPWGEYGFRNLGTTATYVGTEVAISKKSADGNYLYASLNGKGLGWIDKRAFGFVAPGYSWYITNSGAGITNLPVGTVGSTQSATGSAHYGKMLDVIGQTPDGSQLWVSFNGQAIGWIRADAGRILYHTQPSYTATIQKAGYSIDSLPWGTAGFYSAANTTNYLGKTATISKLSLDSAYAYITVDGNALGWVDIRAFAMSRVVYLDPGHGGYESGASYSGVQEKTINMEVANEVKTYLEKLGMTVMMSRTYDEYVSLLDRSAEVNDSNAQIFVSIHHNAMPGSTTVNGIETYYYEYYEEYPSLINEAMHNDPTRILESAKLAAAIHDTLIDSTGATDRGIRRNTFSVLRETDVPAVLLELGYMSSPTELAKLTNDSYQTIMAKAIADGIATYFK; from the coding sequence ATGAAGAAGAAGGACTTGGTATTGTTATTTGCCGCCTCCGCTACGGTTCTCCAAATGGCCAATACAGCTCAGTCGGGCACACCGCTTGTGTATGCAGCCGAATTGGATGAGAACAGTTCCGAGGTAATGGAATCGCCTACAAACGGCAACGAACAAACCGCTGCCGACCAATATATTGCTTTGATCGCGGAAGCCGCCCAAAAAGCGACGGCCGAAAAAAATGTTTACCCATCGTTGCTGATGGCGTACTCCATCCACTACACGCAAATGGGAACGGTATTGGGTGCGCAGGAAGGCAATTATTTGCCTGTTGCTGGCCAACTGGGGACACAGACGCTTGCGGATGATTTCCGCATTTTCACTGAAAACTTTTATGGGGCTTCGAAGGACGGACTGGACAACGCGGCTGATTTCGCGGCCCAGGCAGCTTTGCTTGAGGCTTATGCCGGAGAAGTTGGACTGGCGCAGAAGCTGATCGAGCTGGCCACGCAATACAAGCTGGCGGATTATGATACGGCAGCCACAGCAGGAACCGCCGATTCAGAAAGCGAAACTTCAGCGGAAGCTTTACAGCCAGCGGAAGAACCGGCTGCGTTTGCTGCAACTTTCGCGTTCAGCGAGACCGTTCAGGAACCTGCTTCGGTAGCCGTGGATTATCAGGCTGCCGTCTACAGAACCAATTTTTCAATCGATACGTTGCCTTGGGGTGTTGCCGGATATCAATACGTAGCGGCTTCGAATGACTACATGGGTGCAGTTGTGCACGTGACGAAGGAATCGTTGGACCGTGCTTACGGATATATCGAATGGAACGGGACCGGCCTTGGTTGGATCGACCTGAAGGCATTGAAACAGGCCGACCGGAAAGCAGTCGCTTACTCGGCTTATCTGACAAGCGGCGGCTATGAAATCGACAGCTTGCCTTGGGGAGAGTCGGGCTACACGCTAATCGGTTATACTTCCGGACATCTGGGCAAACGGGTAGACATCACTTTCGAATCGGCTGACGGGAATTACCTGTATGCCAGCGCGGATGGGAAATCAATCGGTTGGATCGACAAACGAGCCTTCGGATTGTATGGGGAAAGCAAGACCAGTTTCCTGGCAGGGTCCTATTCGATCGACACGCTGCCTTGGGGAACTCCTGGTTATTCGTACGTTGGCCATACAAATGATTACATCGGCGTCGAAGTGACCGTCAAAGGCACGACCCAAAACGGACTTTATGCATTGGTCGCTCTGAACGGAAAAGACTTGGGCTGGATCGACAAACGGGCGCTCTCATCCGTGAAAGCTACGCCAGTTTCCTACTCGGCTTACATCACGAGCGGCGGCTATGAAGTGGACAATTTGCCTTGGGGCGAGCCCGGCTTTACGCTGCTCGGCTATACTTCTGCCCATTTCGGCAAAAAGGTGGACGTCCTTTATGAATCACTGGACGGAAACTATAAATACGTGAGCGCAAACGGAAAAGCCATCGGTTGGATCGACAAACGCGCTTTCGGATTGTCCGGCACCGAGAAGAAGAGCTTCATCCAAGGGCCTTATTCGGTCGATACGCTGCCGTGGGGGACGCCTGGCTATGCTTATGTTGGCGGAGCCAATGATTACGCGGGCAGCCAGGTCACTGTCAAAGGCACTACCCAAAACGGTTTGTACAGTCTGATCGCCTTGGACGGCAAGGCGCTGGGCTGGATCGACAGCCGTGCCGTCAAAGATCTCAAATTGAACGCCGTTTCCTATTCCGCCTACATCACGAGCGGCGGCTATGAAGTGGACAGTTTGCCGTGGGGCGTGTCAGGCTATACGTTGATTGGCTATACATCCGGCCAACTCGGAAAAAAAGTCGATGTCCTTTATGAAACTTTGGATGGAAACTATAAATACGTCAGCTCCAACGGCAAAGCGATCGGCTGGATCGACAAGCGGGCTTTCGGGCTTTCGGGTAATGAGTACTTGGGTTATGTGCAAGCGGGTGGCTACTCGATCGACAGCTTGCCTTGGGGAATCCCTGGCTATAGTTACATCGCGTCATCGAGTGATTATGCCGGTTTGGAATTGACCATCAAAGGAACCACCCAGAACGGCCAGTATGCTCTAGTGGCTGTGGATGGCAAGGACCTTGGCTGGATCGATAATCGTGCCATCAAGCAGATGAATTTCCAGACGGTTTCCTACAAAGCGCACATATCAGGTTCCATCTACGGAATCGACAGCTTGCCATGGGGCGAATATGGTTTCCGCAACCTGGGAACGACGGCAACGTATGTCGGTACTGAAGTGGCGATTTCCAAGAAATCGGCTGATGGGAATTATCTGTATGCTTCCTTGAACGGGAAAGGTTTGGGCTGGATCGATAAGCGCGCCTTCGGATTTGTTGCACCGGGCTATTCGTGGTATATCACGAACAGCGGCGCCGGCATCACGAATTTGCCTGTCGGAACGGTCGGCTCGACGCAGTCGGCAACCGGAAGTGCCCACTACGGCAAGATGCTGGATGTCATCGGCCAAACGCCGGATGGCTCCCAGTTATGGGTATCCTTCAATGGGCAGGCGATTGGTTGGATCCGCGCTGATGCGGGACGCATTTTGTATCACACGCAACCTTCGTATACTGCGACCATCCAAAAGGCTGGCTACAGCATCGACTCCTTGCCTTGGGGCACGGCCGGATTTTATTCGGCAGCCAACACCACCAATTATCTAGGCAAGACGGCGACCATCTCAAAATTGTCGCTGGACAGCGCGTATGCTTACATTACAGTTGACGGTAATGCCTTGGGTTGGGTGGATATCCGCGCCTTCGCAATGAGCCGCGTCGTCTATCTGGATCCGGGCCACGGCGGTTATGAATCTGGCGCAAGCTACAGCGGCGTTCAAGAAAAAACCATCAACATGGAAGTTGCCAACGAAGTGAAGACGTACCTGGAGAAACTGGGGATGACAGTCATGATGTCCCGGACGTATGATGAATATGTGTCTCTGTTGGACAGGTCAGCTGAAGTGAATGATTCGAATGCTCAAATCTTCGTCAGCATCCACCATAATGCGATGCCGGGAAGCACGACCGTCAACGGAATTGAGACCTACTATTACGAGTACTATGAAGAATATCCATCGCTGATCAACGAAGCGATGCACAACGATCCGACACGGATCCTGGAAAGCGCAAAACTGGCCGCAGCCATCCACGACACGCTGATCGACAGCACGGGGGCTACGGACCGGGGAATCCGCAGAAACACCTTCTCGGTTCTGAGGGAAACGGACGTCCCGGCTGTCTTGCTGGAATTGGGCTACATGAGTTCGCCGACGGAACTGGCGAAACTGACGAACGACAGTTACCAGACTATCATGGCAAAAGCCATTGCCGACGGGATTGCAACTTATTTCAAATAG
- a CDS encoding HAD family phosphatase has translation MNGIIFDFNGTMFQDSHLHEQAWIDMIQKYSPGNGLTETEILTNVHGRTNDKILRHFVSPDLTDEEVQKLSLEKEEHYRKLCLNKPEQLVLTDGLIEVLDDLKERKLPLTIATATIKENVDFYFDTFALDRWFDPDKVVFDDGSFPGKPEPDIFLHAANKLGIPPEECLVIEDAYSGLRAANSANIGMIIAIDPFFKNRETFQKENLCKDGVITDFNGFTQRLFVEQA, from the coding sequence CTGAACGGCATCATTTTTGACTTCAACGGCACAATGTTCCAGGATTCGCATCTGCACGAACAGGCCTGGATCGACATGATCCAAAAGTACAGTCCAGGCAACGGGCTCACAGAAACAGAGATTCTGACAAACGTACACGGCCGCACGAACGATAAAATCCTGCGTCATTTTGTATCGCCTGACCTGACGGACGAGGAAGTGCAGAAACTTTCTTTGGAGAAGGAAGAACATTACCGTAAACTCTGCCTGAACAAACCGGAGCAACTCGTGTTGACGGACGGCTTGATCGAAGTGCTGGACGATCTGAAGGAGCGTAAGTTGCCGCTGACGATCGCCACCGCGACCATCAAAGAAAATGTCGACTTCTATTTCGACACCTTCGCGCTTGATCGCTGGTTCGATCCGGACAAAGTCGTCTTCGATGACGGTTCCTTCCCCGGCAAACCGGAGCCGGACATCTTCCTGCATGCCGCCAATAAACTCGGGATTCCCCCCGAAGAATGTCTGGTCATCGAGGATGCCTATTCCGGACTCCGCGCGGCCAACAGCGCGAACATCGGCATGATCATCGCAATCGACCCGTTCTTCAAGAACCGGGAAACCTTCCAGAAGGAAAACCTCTGCAAGGATGGCGTCATCACGGACTTCAACGGATTCACGCAACGCCTTTTCGTAGAGCAAGCATAA
- a CDS encoding DeoR/GlpR family DNA-binding transcription regulator, with amino-acid sequence MLKKERLLILTEIVNQEGIITVADIVKQLNVSDMTVRRDLDELDKAGKILRIHGGAQSISYALDQELSHTEKQEVQKEEKRAIAKLAASYVEDGDTIFLGPGTTIEILASYLGGKKIRIITNSYPVFENLRQYDTADIIMIGGDYRKNTGAFFGPIANDNLKKLKFSKCFISANGIHNEAISTYSMAEGETQNIALNNSRTKYLLADNKKFNRDDFYNFYNLHDIDYLVTDDHISADLVTHYSQYVTLTQAQTEEGANL; translated from the coding sequence ATGTTAAAAAAAGAACGCCTGTTGATACTCACTGAAATCGTCAACCAGGAAGGCATCATCACCGTAGCCGACATCGTCAAGCAATTGAATGTTTCCGACATGACCGTGCGCAGGGATCTGGACGAACTCGATAAGGCCGGAAAAATCCTGCGCATCCACGGCGGAGCACAAAGCATCAGCTACGCATTGGATCAGGAGCTCTCGCATACGGAAAAACAGGAAGTCCAAAAAGAAGAAAAGAGAGCGATTGCCAAGTTGGCGGCAAGCTACGTCGAGGATGGCGACACCATTTTCCTCGGGCCGGGCACGACGATCGAAATACTGGCGAGCTATCTCGGCGGCAAAAAAATCCGCATCATCACAAACAGCTATCCGGTTTTCGAAAATCTGCGCCAATACGACACCGCGGATATCATTATGATTGGCGGCGATTACCGGAAAAATACGGGTGCTTTCTTCGGCCCGATCGCGAACGACAACCTGAAAAAATTGAAGTTCTCCAAATGCTTCATCAGCGCCAACGGCATCCACAATGAAGCGATCTCTACCTATAGCATGGCAGAAGGTGAAACCCAGAACATCGCCCTGAACAACTCCCGCACAAAATACTTGCTGGCGGACAACAAGAAATTCAACCGGGACGACTTCTACAATTTCTACAACCTGCACGACATCGATTACCTGGTCACCGATGACCATATCAGCGCAGATCTGGTCACGCATTACTCGCAATACGTCACCCTGACCCAAGCCCAAACAGAAGAAGGAGCTAACTTATGA